From the Clostridiaceae bacterium genome, one window contains:
- the nadB gene encoding L-aspartate oxidase, whose translation MDFDINKIDKEYHDIIIIGSGIAGVYTALETPQEYNIAILTKETLDISNSVLAQGGIAVSLDKEDSPQLHFQDTIYAGAGLCNEESVWVLVNEAESNIKNLLKFGVNFDKIEHGELALTREGAHSKNRIIHVGDSTGKEVCDKLISVVKTRKNINIMERTFVLDILTEDGVCKGVIAYEEDSDKFKLYLSNIVICATGGYGQLYANTTNPEVATGDGAALAYRAGAALSDLEFIQFHPTVLYHPENKSFLISEAVRGEGAILLNVNKERFMPKYHPLKELAPRDVVSRAIFKEMQRTNSDHVYLDITFKSKEYLQRRFPNIYKTCISYGIDISTDYIPVAPAEHYCMGGIVTDVHGRTNIRGFYACGEVASNGIHGANRLASNSLLEGLVFGRKISIEISRLLENKENKKVDFSGGYTTDRTLNASDIKINSVEIKKEIQALMTNYVGIVRDKEGLMYAEKRIKEYSELVKNMKNMSMADFELQNILLLSKLVVESALEREESRGAHFRSDFDKTDDINWKKHIIKINHNRKIE comes from the coding sequence ATAGATTTTGACATTAATAAAATTGACAAAGAATATCACGACATTATTATAATAGGAAGTGGTATTGCAGGAGTATACACCGCACTGGAAACTCCTCAGGAGTATAATATTGCCATATTAACTAAAGAGACTTTGGATATAAGCAATTCTGTGCTTGCTCAAGGAGGAATTGCGGTTTCTCTTGATAAAGAAGATTCTCCACAATTGCATTTTCAAGATACCATATATGCAGGAGCAGGTTTATGTAATGAAGAAAGTGTCTGGGTTCTTGTAAATGAAGCAGAATCAAACATAAAAAACCTTCTAAAATTTGGTGTCAATTTTGACAAGATTGAACATGGAGAACTGGCTTTAACCAGGGAAGGAGCTCATAGTAAAAACAGAATCATTCATGTAGGCGATTCAACAGGAAAAGAAGTGTGTGATAAACTCATTTCAGTAGTAAAAACCAGAAAAAATATTAACATCATGGAAAGAACCTTTGTTCTGGATATATTAACCGAAGATGGAGTTTGTAAAGGAGTAATTGCCTATGAGGAAGATTCTGACAAGTTTAAGCTATATCTTTCGAATATAGTTATATGTGCTACAGGAGGATACGGCCAGTTATATGCTAACACTACAAATCCCGAGGTTGCCACAGGGGATGGGGCAGCTCTTGCTTACAGAGCCGGAGCAGCTTTGTCAGATTTGGAATTTATTCAATTCCATCCAACAGTACTTTATCACCCTGAAAATAAAAGTTTCCTTATATCAGAGGCAGTGCGTGGAGAGGGAGCTATCCTTCTTAATGTTAATAAAGAAAGATTTATGCCCAAATATCACCCTCTGAAAGAACTTGCACCCAGGGATGTAGTTTCAAGAGCAATATTTAAGGAAATGCAAAGGACAAACTCTGATCATGTTTATCTTGATATTACATTTAAAAGCAAAGAGTATCTCCAACGCAGGTTCCCCAATATATATAAAACTTGCATTAGTTATGGCATTGATATTTCGACTGATTACATACCAGTGGCTCCAGCAGAACATTACTGCATGGGAGGTATAGTCACGGATGTACACGGGAGGACAAATATTCGAGGATTCTACGCATGTGGAGAGGTTGCATCTAACGGAATACATGGTGCCAACAGGCTGGCAAGTAATTCTTTGCTTGAAGGTTTGGTATTTGGAAGGAAGATCAGTATTGAAATAAGCAGGTTGTTGGAAAATAAAGAAAATAAGAAGGTTGATTTTTCAGGAGGATATACTACTGATAGGACTTTAAATGCTTCCGATATTAAAATCAATAGTGTTGAAATTAAGAAAGAAATTCAAGCATTAATGACAAACTATGTTGGTATTGTGAGAGATAAGGAAGGGCTTATGTATGCGGAAAAAAGGATTAAGGAATATAGTGAATTGGTTAAAAATATGAAGAATATGAGTATGGCGGATTTTGAACTACAGAATATATTACTTTTATCAAAGCTTGTAGTTGAGTCTGCACT